Proteins found in one Coffea eugenioides isolate CCC68of chromosome 5, Ceug_1.0, whole genome shotgun sequence genomic segment:
- the LOC113770236 gene encoding uncharacterized protein LOC113770236 yields the protein MKVLEVKAYVPPIPFLQRLKKKAMDAQYQKFVELLKKLQVNMFFFEILADIPACAKFLKEIVSNKKKLEDFAEVSLTEECSAMPQNGFPIKMKDPESFNVPCQFEHIIVDKCLCDHGYSVNLISLSFFRKLKFANLGPIQVILQLADRSVYYPIGIVDDLLSVTWCCFRVLL from the coding sequence ATGAAGGTGCTTGAGGTGAAAGCTTATGTGCCACCCATCCCTTTTCTCCAAAGGCTTAAGAAAAAGGCAATGGACGCGCAATATCAAAAGTTTGTGGAGTTGCTCAAGAAACTTCAAGTGAACatgtttttttttgaaattcttgCTGATATACCTGCTTGtgcaaagttcttgaaagagATAGTGTCTAATAAAAAGAAGTTAGAAGACTTTGCAGAGGTGTCTCTTACTGAGGAATGCAGTGCAATGCCACAAAATGGTTTTCCTATCAAGATGAAAGATCCAGAGAGTTTTAATGTACCTTGTCAATTTGAACATATTATTGTTGATAAATGTTTGTGTGACCATGGATATAGTGTTAATTTGATATCTCTATCATTTTTCAGGAAATTAAAGTTTGCCAATTTGGGGCCTATTCAAGTGATTCTACAACTGGCTGATCGTTCAGTGTATTATCCTATTGGTATTGTTGATGATCTATTAAGTGTCACATGGTGTTGCTTTAGAGTACTTCTTTGA